One segment of Carassius auratus strain Wakin chromosome 2, ASM336829v1, whole genome shotgun sequence DNA contains the following:
- the LOC113038135 gene encoding KN motif and ankyrin repeat domain-containing protein 4-like isoform X1 — MLRTMDTQKENGISPKENGSQRRPPSYSVETPYGFHLDLDFLKYVDDIEKGNTIRRVPMQRRQRGRNNGVLSRNLSLPGYGCRNTEWNSVRTLWPKTKLGDSQQHFEFRSSDSVSAGYARRGEPIYKSFTSAEMEAFDEQPLGCYVRPNLLRASSLPLTVLLRKHSESTEDPTSPSSPKEYLMQETGSSEDVFHASDRRIGRANGTLQRLTAALERVGELEEEIRVVPELKAQICILQEERERLLLQLHSQNKTTGPLDVPTAPLHIKNWDTSSTIRENQDKASDDWMNREYDRLEKNVKVSSEQVDAVAMTSTTERFLPEIERCKTVSRERDLLETGDKTKSLTESLQRKVVLLEQKLHEFEVELDKTRALQKEQVKESLLKDEKIKKLTVQLEMGHTLAKVISSESSLVSTQSLEPVVELQETLISGQEMPTVEATVSQVLDEPPVSHADVEHHVKRLQELLQEQWECLCEHDSSGKMSLDHLPPRVSTIQEQLTTLVTILSLYVFPTGDASQPVGENPKREHLKTISIRDSGSMETEEISTAIKPQEHAEVDAGLRKNTTKEEGKLWTTWTTESSIQTCKSKNAEFSPKEDAIDVETTKQGNLHKQTSQARDLEDQIEEEGNDCISLSTDSEQKSLAMKKNRKAVDKDFIEACYFMRDHMDKVSEPDNELSQALTVVFQQWFHISAEEGACTDTVALYLNEVNSQTPTVLQFLVNMADDNGNTALHYSVSHCNFSVVKLLLDTGVCEVDLRNKSGYTAIMLASLTAVESPADMKVVQQLMELGDVNACVGQVGQTSLHLAVRHGRVPMVRLLLEQGADPNAQDHAGTTPLISACDRGHINIVRILLQEANCDANLKDKGGRSALSLATQASHTEIADLLKARTETKSSDKCKVS; from the exons ATGCTAAGAACAATGGATACCCAAAAAG AGAACGGCATCTCTCCAAAAGAGAATGGGAGCCAAAGAAGACCACCCTCCTATTCTGTAGAGACACCCTATGGATTCCATCTGGACCTGGACTTTCTCAAGTATGTCGATGACATTGAGAAAGGCAACACTATTAGGAGGGTGCCAATGCAGAGAAGGCAAAGAGGGAGAAATAATGGTGTCCTGTCACGTAACTTAAGCCTTCCAGGTTATGGATGCAGAAATACAGAGTGGAACTCAGTACGCACTTTATGGCCCAAAACAAAACTGGGAGACTCTCAACAACATTTTGAGTTTCGATCTAGTGACAGTGTTTCGGCTGGATATGCCAGGAGGGGAGAACCCATCTATAAGTCCTTCACATCTGCAGAGATGGAGGCTTTTGATGAGCAGCCCTTAGGATGTTACGTCAGGCCAAATCTCTTGAGAGCCTCCAGTTTACCCTTGACCGTTTTATTGAGAAAACACTCTGAGTCAACGGAGGATCCAACCAGCCCTAGCAGCCCCAAGGAATATCTAATGCAGGAAACCGGCTCTTCTGAAGATGTATTCCATGCCTCCGACAGAAGGATAGGTAGAGCAAACGGGACCCTCCAGCGGCTCACTGCAGCTCTTGAACGAGTTGGGGAATTAGAAGAGGAGATCCGAGTCGTTCCTGAGCTCAAGGCGCAGATATGTATTTTGCAGGAGGAGCGAGAGAGACTTTTGCTCCAATTACATTCCCAAAACAAGACCACCGGGCCACTGGATGTACCCACTGCTCCTCTACACATTAAGAACTGGGACACTTCTTCGACTATCAGAGAAAATCAAGACAAAGCAAGCGATGACTGGATGAACCGAGAATATGACCGGCTAGAGAAAAATGTCAAGGTTTCTTCTGAACAAGTTGATGCAGTTGCAATGACTTCAACTACTGAAAGATTTCTTCCAGAGATTGAAAGATGTAAAACGGTCTCAAGAGAAAGAGATCTCTTAGAAACTGGAGACAAAACTAAGTCTCTCACTGAAAGTCTCCAGAGAAAAGTTGTTTTGCTGGAACAGAAACTTCATGAATTCGAGGTAGAGCTAGACAAGACAAGAGCTTTGCAGAAAGAGCAAGTAAAGGAGAGTCTTCTCAAGGATGAGAAGATCAAGAAGTTGACCGTACAGCTTGAAATGGGGCACACACTGGCCAAGGTGATTTCATCTGAAAGCTCCTTAGTAAGTACACAAAGTCTTGAACCTGTGGTAGAACTGCAGGAAACATTAATAAGTGGGCAAGAGATGCCAACAGTGGAGGCAACTGTTTCTCAAGTTCTGGATGAACCTCCAGTATCACATGCAGATGTGGAGCac catgtGAAAAGATTACAAGAGCTCCTTCAGGAGCAATGGGAATGCCTTTGTGAACACGACTCATCAGGGAAAATGTCTTTAGACCACTTGCCTCCACGTGTCTCTACTATTCAAGAGCAGTTAACAACTTTGGTCACCATTCTTTCCCTCTATGTGTTTCCTACTGGTGATGCTTCACAACCAG TAGGAGAGAACCCCAAGAGAGAACATCTGAAGACAATCAGCATAAGAGACAG TGGGAGCATGGAGACAGAGGAAATAAGTACTGCTATCAAACCACAAGAGCATGCAGAAGTGGATGCTGGCCTTAGGAAGAACACAACTAAAGAAGAAGGCAAACTATGGACCACATGGACAACAGAGTCCAGCATACAAACatgcaaaagtaaaaatgcagaattcAGTCCAAAAGAAGATGCCATAGATGTAGAGACCACAAAACAAGGAAATCTACACAAGCAAACAAGTCAGGCAAGAGATCTAGAGGATCAGATAGAGGAAGAAGGGAATGATTGCATTTCTTTGAGCACGGACTCAGAACAGAAATCTCTGGCAATGAAGAAAAACAG gaaaGCTGTTGATAAAGATTTCATAGAGGCATGCTATTTCATGAGAGACCACATGGATAAAGTGTCAGAACCTGATAATGAactg AGCCAGGCTCTCACTGTGGTGTTCCAGCAGTGGTTTCACATCTCTGCTGAGGAGGGAGCATGTACCGACACTGTTGCTTTGTATCTCAACGAGGTTAACTCACAAACACCCACAGTCCTTCAGTTCCTGGTCAACATGGCGGATGATAATGGGAACACCGCCTTGCACTATAGTGTGTCTCATTGTAACTTCAGCGTCGTTAAGCTCCTTTTAGACACAG GTGTATGTGAAGTGGACCTGAGAAACAAGTCTGGCTACACTGCTATCATGCTGGCCTCCTTGACAGCTGTAGAATCACCAGCAGACATGAAAGTGGTCCAGCAGCTGATGGAGCTTGGTGACGTCAATGCCTGTGTTGGGCAG GTGGGACAAACATCTCTTCACTTGGCAGTAAGACATGGACGTGTTCCAATGGTGCGTCTCCTGCTAGAACAGGGAGCAGATCCTAATGCCCAGGATCACGCAGGAACCACTCCACTGATCAGCGCCTGTGATCGGGGACACATCAACATTGTTCGAATTTTGTTACAGGAAGCAAACTGCGATGCCAATTTAAAAGACAAG GGTGGCCGCAGTGCGTTATCTCTGGCAACACAGGCCTCTCACACAGAGATAGCAGACCTCCTGAAAGCCCGCACAGAAACCAAGAGCTCAGACAAATGCAAGGTATCTTAG
- the LOC113038135 gene encoding KN motif and ankyrin repeat domain-containing protein 4-like isoform X2, whose amino-acid sequence MLRTMDTQKENGISPKENGSQRRPPSYSVETPYGFHLDLDFLKYVDDIEKGNTIRRVPMQRRQRGRNNGVLSRNLSLPGYGCRNTEWNSVRTLWPKTKLGDSQQHFEFRSSDSVSAGYARRGEPIYKSFTSAEMEAFDEQPLGCYVRPNLLRASSLPLTVLLRKHSESTEDPTSPSSPKEYLMQETGSSEDVFHASDRRIGRANGTLQRLTAALERVGELEEEIRVVPELKAQICILQEERERLLLQLHSQNKTTGPLDVPTAPLHIKNWDTSSTIRENQDKASDDWMNREYDRLEKNVKVSSEQVDAVAMTSTTERFLPEIERCKTVSRERDLLETGDKTKSLTESLQRKVVLLEQKLHEFEVELDKTRALQKEQVKESLLKDEKIKKLTVQLEMGHTLAKVISSESSLVSTQSLEPVVELQETLISGQEMPTVEATVSQVLDEPPVSHADVEHHVKRLQELLQEQWECLCEHDSSGKMSLDHLPPRVSTIQEQLTTLVTILSLYVFPTGDASQPGENPKREHLKTISIRDSGSMETEEISTAIKPQEHAEVDAGLRKNTTKEEGKLWTTWTTESSIQTCKSKNAEFSPKEDAIDVETTKQGNLHKQTSQARDLEDQIEEEGNDCISLSTDSEQKSLAMKKNRKAVDKDFIEACYFMRDHMDKVSEPDNELSQALTVVFQQWFHISAEEGACTDTVALYLNEVNSQTPTVLQFLVNMADDNGNTALHYSVSHCNFSVVKLLLDTGVCEVDLRNKSGYTAIMLASLTAVESPADMKVVQQLMELGDVNACVGQVGQTSLHLAVRHGRVPMVRLLLEQGADPNAQDHAGTTPLISACDRGHINIVRILLQEANCDANLKDKGGRSALSLATQASHTEIADLLKARTETKSSDKCKVS is encoded by the exons ATGCTAAGAACAATGGATACCCAAAAAG AGAACGGCATCTCTCCAAAAGAGAATGGGAGCCAAAGAAGACCACCCTCCTATTCTGTAGAGACACCCTATGGATTCCATCTGGACCTGGACTTTCTCAAGTATGTCGATGACATTGAGAAAGGCAACACTATTAGGAGGGTGCCAATGCAGAGAAGGCAAAGAGGGAGAAATAATGGTGTCCTGTCACGTAACTTAAGCCTTCCAGGTTATGGATGCAGAAATACAGAGTGGAACTCAGTACGCACTTTATGGCCCAAAACAAAACTGGGAGACTCTCAACAACATTTTGAGTTTCGATCTAGTGACAGTGTTTCGGCTGGATATGCCAGGAGGGGAGAACCCATCTATAAGTCCTTCACATCTGCAGAGATGGAGGCTTTTGATGAGCAGCCCTTAGGATGTTACGTCAGGCCAAATCTCTTGAGAGCCTCCAGTTTACCCTTGACCGTTTTATTGAGAAAACACTCTGAGTCAACGGAGGATCCAACCAGCCCTAGCAGCCCCAAGGAATATCTAATGCAGGAAACCGGCTCTTCTGAAGATGTATTCCATGCCTCCGACAGAAGGATAGGTAGAGCAAACGGGACCCTCCAGCGGCTCACTGCAGCTCTTGAACGAGTTGGGGAATTAGAAGAGGAGATCCGAGTCGTTCCTGAGCTCAAGGCGCAGATATGTATTTTGCAGGAGGAGCGAGAGAGACTTTTGCTCCAATTACATTCCCAAAACAAGACCACCGGGCCACTGGATGTACCCACTGCTCCTCTACACATTAAGAACTGGGACACTTCTTCGACTATCAGAGAAAATCAAGACAAAGCAAGCGATGACTGGATGAACCGAGAATATGACCGGCTAGAGAAAAATGTCAAGGTTTCTTCTGAACAAGTTGATGCAGTTGCAATGACTTCAACTACTGAAAGATTTCTTCCAGAGATTGAAAGATGTAAAACGGTCTCAAGAGAAAGAGATCTCTTAGAAACTGGAGACAAAACTAAGTCTCTCACTGAAAGTCTCCAGAGAAAAGTTGTTTTGCTGGAACAGAAACTTCATGAATTCGAGGTAGAGCTAGACAAGACAAGAGCTTTGCAGAAAGAGCAAGTAAAGGAGAGTCTTCTCAAGGATGAGAAGATCAAGAAGTTGACCGTACAGCTTGAAATGGGGCACACACTGGCCAAGGTGATTTCATCTGAAAGCTCCTTAGTAAGTACACAAAGTCTTGAACCTGTGGTAGAACTGCAGGAAACATTAATAAGTGGGCAAGAGATGCCAACAGTGGAGGCAACTGTTTCTCAAGTTCTGGATGAACCTCCAGTATCACATGCAGATGTGGAGCac catgtGAAAAGATTACAAGAGCTCCTTCAGGAGCAATGGGAATGCCTTTGTGAACACGACTCATCAGGGAAAATGTCTTTAGACCACTTGCCTCCACGTGTCTCTACTATTCAAGAGCAGTTAACAACTTTGGTCACCATTCTTTCCCTCTATGTGTTTCCTACTGGTGATGCTTCACAACCAG GAGAGAACCCCAAGAGAGAACATCTGAAGACAATCAGCATAAGAGACAG TGGGAGCATGGAGACAGAGGAAATAAGTACTGCTATCAAACCACAAGAGCATGCAGAAGTGGATGCTGGCCTTAGGAAGAACACAACTAAAGAAGAAGGCAAACTATGGACCACATGGACAACAGAGTCCAGCATACAAACatgcaaaagtaaaaatgcagaattcAGTCCAAAAGAAGATGCCATAGATGTAGAGACCACAAAACAAGGAAATCTACACAAGCAAACAAGTCAGGCAAGAGATCTAGAGGATCAGATAGAGGAAGAAGGGAATGATTGCATTTCTTTGAGCACGGACTCAGAACAGAAATCTCTGGCAATGAAGAAAAACAG gaaaGCTGTTGATAAAGATTTCATAGAGGCATGCTATTTCATGAGAGACCACATGGATAAAGTGTCAGAACCTGATAATGAactg AGCCAGGCTCTCACTGTGGTGTTCCAGCAGTGGTTTCACATCTCTGCTGAGGAGGGAGCATGTACCGACACTGTTGCTTTGTATCTCAACGAGGTTAACTCACAAACACCCACAGTCCTTCAGTTCCTGGTCAACATGGCGGATGATAATGGGAACACCGCCTTGCACTATAGTGTGTCTCATTGTAACTTCAGCGTCGTTAAGCTCCTTTTAGACACAG GTGTATGTGAAGTGGACCTGAGAAACAAGTCTGGCTACACTGCTATCATGCTGGCCTCCTTGACAGCTGTAGAATCACCAGCAGACATGAAAGTGGTCCAGCAGCTGATGGAGCTTGGTGACGTCAATGCCTGTGTTGGGCAG GTGGGACAAACATCTCTTCACTTGGCAGTAAGACATGGACGTGTTCCAATGGTGCGTCTCCTGCTAGAACAGGGAGCAGATCCTAATGCCCAGGATCACGCAGGAACCACTCCACTGATCAGCGCCTGTGATCGGGGACACATCAACATTGTTCGAATTTTGTTACAGGAAGCAAACTGCGATGCCAATTTAAAAGACAAG GGTGGCCGCAGTGCGTTATCTCTGGCAACACAGGCCTCTCACACAGAGATAGCAGACCTCCTGAAAGCCCGCACAGAAACCAAGAGCTCAGACAAATGCAAGGTATCTTAG